The following coding sequences are from one Ruminococcus flavefaciens AE3010 window:
- a CDS encoding CapA family protein has translation MKLRKGRAVGAAAFLAAIIGCGVGCGVVGKTKTSGTVPASSGSSAAEATEVTEAVTEDQPDKVVHVVAAGDNLIHYSVYKNAEEYAGGSGYDFDPMYTEVKYLVQDADLAIINQETIISQSNPIRGADGGQLIFNSPPQVADTVIGLGFDVVTMANNHLLDMGTDGLEESIRFWNQKAEENDLTVLGAYLNEEDANNIRVREVNGVKIAFLAYCHHINGFDDLLNDVPLRVVKNDEEDVIERQIKEADELADVVIVSAHWGEDDTTVVTEDRIELANKMVDWGADVILGCHTHTAETMEWIERDDGTKGFVYYSMGNFICAQTDNFNVVGEMPDFDIVIDGNTNELRLENVGCIPTIIHYENDFSNMKIYPYSKYSPELADRHGLPYAVPQGTYTDFGWDVINRIIDEQIPQEFRKLDK, from the coding sequence ATGAAACTCAGAAAAGGACGTGCTGTCGGTGCAGCGGCTTTCCTTGCAGCTATCATCGGCTGCGGAGTAGGCTGCGGCGTTGTCGGAAAGACAAAGACAAGCGGCACAGTGCCTGCGAGCAGCGGTTCTTCTGCTGCCGAAGCGACGGAAGTCACCGAAGCGGTCACGGAGGATCAGCCCGATAAGGTTGTTCACGTTGTGGCAGCAGGCGATAATCTTATACATTACTCAGTCTACAAAAACGCTGAGGAGTATGCAGGGGGCAGCGGCTATGATTTCGACCCCATGTATACTGAGGTCAAGTACCTTGTTCAGGACGCCGACCTCGCTATCATAAATCAGGAAACGATCATTTCTCAGAGCAATCCCATACGCGGTGCTGACGGCGGTCAGCTCATATTCAATTCTCCGCCGCAGGTAGCCGATACGGTCATTGGCCTCGGCTTCGACGTAGTCACCATGGCTAACAATCACCTGCTTGATATGGGTACGGACGGTCTTGAGGAGTCCATAAGATTCTGGAACCAGAAGGCGGAAGAGAACGATCTGACTGTTCTCGGAGCCTACCTCAATGAGGAAGATGCAAACAATATACGTGTACGTGAGGTCAACGGCGTAAAGATCGCATTCCTTGCGTATTGTCACCATATAAACGGCTTTGACGATCTGCTGAACGATGTTCCTCTGAGAGTTGTCAAGAACGACGAGGAGGACGTTATCGAGCGCCAGATAAAGGAAGCCGACGAACTGGCAGATGTGGTCATCGTGTCCGCGCACTGGGGCGAAGATGATACCACTGTGGTCACAGAGGACAGAATAGAGCTTGCAAACAAAATGGTGGACTGGGGCGCCGATGTGATACTGGGCTGTCACACTCACACCGCAGAGACTATGGAGTGGATAGAGCGTGACGACGGCACAAAGGGCTTTGTTTACTACTCAATGGGCAACTTCATATGCGCTCAGACCGATAACTTCAACGTGGTCGGCGAGATGCCCGATTTCGATATAGTCATTGACGGGAATACCAACGAGCTCAGACTGGAAAACGTGGGCTGCATACCTACCATAATCCATTACGAGAACGATTTCTCCAACATGAAGATATACCCGTACAGCAAGTATTCACCGGAGCTGGCAGACCGCCACGGACTCCCGTATGCCGTGCCTCAGGGCACCTATACGGACTTCGGCTGGGACGTCATCAACCGCATAATAGATGAGCAGATCCCGCAGGAATTCCGCAAGCTCGACAAATAA
- a CDS encoding cohesin domain-containing protein, with product MKTKKVVVGALAAMLSLSVCSLAPAVAAGETVQISVGKVNAKAGETFSVDVSLADIPSTGIQCLDFAVTYDSKVLTIDKVEAGALVKNGADSKDASASLAPLFEGSVNSSEGWVSAAWSTSTDDASYWLKSDGVFCTITGKVASGVADGTVSDLKIVPINRETYSKSGVTNKEISCGYEKDGKPVKYATTLNNGSVTVGTIVTTTTQPPTNKIVRGDANCDGGVDMSDVVLIMQSLANPNKYGLDGSDSKHITAQGQANGDVDSDVKGITSNDALKIQKWLLKSISEL from the coding sequence ATGAAGACAAAAAAGGTAGTCGTCGGAGCTTTAGCTGCGATGCTTTCACTTTCAGTCTGCTCACTTGCACCTGCAGTAGCTGCCGGCGAAACAGTGCAGATATCCGTTGGCAAAGTAAATGCAAAGGCAGGTGAGACATTCTCGGTGGACGTATCGTTAGCTGATATTCCATCAACCGGCATTCAGTGCCTTGACTTCGCTGTTACTTATGACAGCAAGGTGCTCACAATCGACAAGGTAGAGGCAGGTGCACTCGTTAAAAACGGTGCTGACTCTAAGGATGCTTCAGCATCTCTGGCACCTCTTTTTGAGGGTTCTGTAAACAGCTCAGAGGGCTGGGTGAGCGCAGCTTGGTCAACATCTACTGATGATGCTTCATACTGGCTCAAGAGCGATGGCGTTTTCTGCACCATTACAGGTAAAGTAGCAAGCGGCGTTGCTGACGGCACAGTTTCTGATCTTAAGATCGTTCCTATCAATCGCGAGACTTATTCAAAGTCAGGCGTGACAAATAAGGAAATAAGCTGTGGCTATGAGAAAGACGGTAAGCCCGTTAAGTATGCAACAACACTGAATAACGGTAGTGTTACAGTTGGTACGATTGTAACAACAACTACACAGCCACCTACAAACAAGATCGTCCGCGGCGACGCTAACTGCGACGGCGGAGTAGATATGTCTGACGTTGTTCTTATCATGCAGAGCCTTGCTAACCCCAACAAGTATGGCCTTGACGGTTCAGATTCAAAGCACATTACTGCTCAGGGACAGGCAAACGGCGACGTTGATTCGGACGTTAAGGGTATTACTTCAAACGATGCCCTCAAGATCCAGAAGTGGCTGCTCAAGAGCATTTCCGAGCTCTGA